One segment of Mycolicibacterium sp. YH-1 DNA contains the following:
- a CDS encoding enoyl-CoA hydratase/isomerase family protein: MYDMPDEIDVQADGGLRIITLNRPDELNAVNDSLHVGLAKIWEALNEDAGARAAVITGAGRAFSAGGDFNYLDELRNDEALRQKTIKHGRDLVIGMVRCRVPVVAAVNGPAVGLGCSLAALSDIVYMAETAFFADPHVSIGLVAADGGPLVWPSQISLLQAKEFAFTGVRIKAARALELGMANHVVADPLTEAIACAKKIMELPQQALEATKRLMNIQLEKSVLASLDYANLSEYVSFGTADFNRIVDGLIAKN; this comes from the coding sequence ATGTACGACATGCCAGACGAAATCGACGTCCAGGCCGACGGCGGACTGCGCATCATCACGCTCAACCGACCCGATGAGCTCAATGCGGTCAATGACTCGCTGCACGTGGGGCTGGCCAAGATCTGGGAAGCGCTCAACGAGGATGCCGGTGCGCGAGCGGCGGTGATTACCGGTGCGGGCCGCGCCTTCTCGGCCGGTGGCGACTTCAACTACCTCGACGAGCTGCGCAATGACGAGGCCCTGCGCCAGAAGACCATCAAGCACGGCCGCGATCTCGTCATCGGCATGGTGCGCTGCCGCGTCCCCGTTGTCGCGGCGGTCAACGGGCCTGCCGTGGGCCTGGGCTGCAGCCTGGCCGCATTGAGCGACATCGTCTACATGGCCGAGACCGCGTTCTTCGCCGACCCGCACGTGTCGATCGGTCTGGTGGCCGCCGACGGTGGGCCACTGGTGTGGCCGTCGCAGATAAGCCTGTTGCAGGCCAAGGAGTTCGCCTTCACCGGTGTGCGGATCAAGGCCGCGCGAGCGCTCGAACTGGGTATGGCCAACCACGTGGTGGCTGACCCGCTGACCGAGGCGATTGCCTGCGCGAAGAAGATCATGGAGTTGCCGCAGCAGGCGCTCGAGGCCACCAAGCGGCTGATGAACATCCAGCTGGAGAAGTCGGTGCTGGCGTCGTTGGACTACGCCAACCTGTCCGAGTACGTGTCCTTCGGGACCGCCGACTTCAACCGGATCGTCGACGGTCTGATCGCCAAGAACTAG
- a CDS encoding SDR family NAD(P)-dependent oxidoreductase, with amino-acid sequence MQIAGSSAIVVGGTGGLGEATVRRLHAAGAKVVIADVADDKGSALESELGVRYVHTDATSEESVNAAIAEAEALGPLRISVDTHGGPASGGRLIGKDGSPLALDGFKKTIEFYLTAVFNVMRLSAAAMARTDPLDEGARGVIVNTASIAGYEGQIGQLPYSAAKGGVLGMTLVAARDLSPLGIRVVTIAPGTINTPAYGKAGDQLEQYWGPQVPFPKRMGRSTEYAQLAQSIIENDYLNGEIIRLDGALRFPPK; translated from the coding sequence ATGCAAATCGCCGGTAGCTCAGCGATCGTCGTCGGAGGCACGGGCGGTTTGGGAGAGGCGACGGTGCGCCGCTTGCACGCGGCGGGCGCCAAAGTCGTGATCGCCGACGTGGCCGACGACAAGGGCAGCGCGCTGGAGAGCGAACTGGGCGTGCGCTACGTCCACACCGACGCGACATCTGAGGAGTCGGTGAACGCGGCCATTGCCGAGGCGGAGGCGCTCGGTCCGCTGCGCATCTCGGTGGACACGCACGGCGGTCCGGCCAGTGGCGGCCGGCTCATCGGCAAGGACGGTTCACCGCTCGCCCTCGACGGTTTCAAGAAGACCATCGAGTTCTACCTGACAGCGGTGTTCAACGTGATGCGCCTGTCGGCGGCTGCCATGGCGAGGACCGACCCCCTCGACGAGGGGGCCCGCGGCGTCATCGTCAATACCGCCTCGATCGCCGGTTACGAGGGCCAGATCGGCCAGCTGCCCTACTCGGCGGCCAAGGGCGGGGTGCTCGGCATGACGCTCGTCGCCGCGCGTGACCTGTCGCCGCTCGGTATCCGCGTCGTCACCATCGCCCCCGGCACGATCAACACCCCGGCCTACGGCAAGGCAGGCGATCAGCTCGAGCAGTACTGGGGCCCGCAGGTTCCGTTCCCCAAGCGCATGGGTCGCTCGACCGAGTACGCCCAGCTGGCCCAGAGCATCATCGAGAACGACTACCTCAACGGCGAGATCATCCGTCTCGACGGCGCTCTGCGATTCCCGCCGAAGTGA
- a CDS encoding SDR family NAD(P)-dependent oxidoreductase yields MTQSLAGKVAFVAGASRGIGATVAKSLAAAGAAVAVAARSEQRGKLPGTIVSVADDIVAAGGRAIPVPCDVTSEESVNAAVAATVAEFGGIDILVANAGVLWLGPVESTPLKRWQLCLDVNLTGVFLATKAVIPHVRERGGGSLIAVTTTGVNMIDQGANAYWVSKAAAERLYLGLATDLRADNIAVNCLSPSRVVLTEGWQAGGGGFEIPPEMVEPPEAMGTAAVWLAGQDASGTTGTIQRSEALAT; encoded by the coding sequence GTGACGCAGTCCCTCGCAGGCAAGGTCGCGTTCGTCGCGGGCGCCAGCCGCGGTATCGGCGCGACCGTGGCGAAATCGCTTGCCGCGGCGGGCGCCGCGGTGGCCGTCGCGGCGCGGTCCGAGCAGCGGGGCAAGCTGCCCGGCACCATCGTCTCGGTGGCCGACGACATCGTCGCCGCGGGCGGCCGGGCCATACCGGTTCCGTGCGACGTCACCAGCGAGGAGTCCGTCAACGCCGCCGTCGCCGCGACGGTCGCCGAGTTCGGCGGCATCGACATCCTGGTCGCCAACGCGGGCGTATTGTGGCTCGGCCCAGTCGAATCGACGCCGCTCAAGCGCTGGCAGCTGTGCCTGGACGTCAACCTGACGGGTGTCTTCCTGGCCACCAAGGCCGTGATCCCACACGTTCGCGAGCGTGGCGGTGGCTCGCTGATCGCGGTCACCACCACCGGCGTCAACATGATCGACCAGGGCGCCAACGCGTACTGGGTGTCCAAGGCCGCCGCCGAGCGCCTGTACCTCGGGCTGGCGACGGATCTGCGGGCCGACAACATCGCCGTCAACTGCCTCAGCCCGTCGCGGGTCGTGCTGACCGAGGGCTGGCAGGCCGGCGGCGGTGGCTTCGAGATCCCGCCCGAGATGGTCGAACCACCCGAGGCGATGGGTACCGCCGCGGTATGGCTCGCCGGGCAGGACGCCAGCGGGACCACGGGCACCATCCAGCGCTCCGAGGCACTGGCCACCTAG
- a CDS encoding ArgK/MeaB family GTPase: MTIEDLLEKARNGSTRAVGRLLSLVESPRRDEVLAVIGTNTARVIGVTGPPGAGKSTTIAVLVAAYRQRDLRVAVLAVDPSSPYSGGALLGDRIRMAAHINDDDVLIRSVAARGHLGGLAAAVPAAIRLLAELAYDVVLLETVGVGQSEIEISAVADPTVVILNPGAGDAVQAAKAGLLEVADIVAINKADREGADQTVRDLHAETDAPILKIIAARNEGIEELVAVIDDYHRDDSPGRRAARARAQILSLAQSALRAHGGLDALADSVATGDLDIYAATAALLDQAGFGTGSVASEQARGQNENDVSALQ; the protein is encoded by the coding sequence ATGACCATCGAAGATCTCCTCGAGAAGGCGCGCAACGGGTCGACCCGTGCGGTCGGCAGACTGCTGAGCCTCGTCGAGAGTCCGCGCCGCGATGAGGTGCTTGCCGTCATCGGCACGAACACCGCACGTGTCATCGGTGTGACGGGACCGCCCGGTGCCGGAAAGTCGACGACCATCGCCGTACTGGTGGCGGCCTACCGGCAGCGGGACCTACGCGTCGCGGTGCTCGCCGTGGACCCGTCGTCGCCGTACAGCGGGGGAGCGCTCCTGGGTGACCGAATCCGGATGGCCGCCCATATCAACGACGATGACGTGCTGATTCGATCCGTTGCCGCACGCGGACATCTCGGCGGTCTGGCCGCTGCGGTGCCCGCGGCCATCCGTCTGCTCGCCGAACTTGCCTACGATGTGGTGCTTTTGGAGACCGTCGGGGTCGGGCAGTCCGAGATCGAGATCTCCGCTGTCGCTGATCCCACGGTCGTCATCCTCAACCCCGGTGCGGGAGACGCGGTTCAGGCGGCGAAGGCAGGGCTGCTCGAGGTCGCCGACATCGTCGCCATCAACAAGGCCGACCGCGAGGGCGCCGATCAGACGGTGCGCGACCTGCACGCGGAGACCGATGCGCCCATTCTCAAGATCATCGCAGCGCGCAACGAGGGCATCGAGGAACTCGTCGCGGTGATCGATGACTATCACCGCGACGACAGTCCGGGGCGCCGCGCGGCGCGCGCCCGCGCGCAGATCCTGTCGCTGGCCCAGAGTGCGCTGCGCGCGCACGGCGGGTTGGACGCGCTCGCCGATTCAGTGGCAACCGGCGACCTCGACATCTACGCGGCCACCGCGGCCCTACTCGATCAGGCTGGGTTCGGCACCGGCTCGGTGGCTTCCGAACAGGCGCGGGGCCAGAATGAGAATGACGTTTCCGCTTTGCAGTAA
- a CDS encoding Zn-ribbon domain-containing OB-fold protein — MQKAIDPTISTWPQENPQLIGSSCGACSATVFPVQSHCPKCSKAEMSDVLLPRRGTVIAWTTQGFAPGAPYAGPTGKDFVPFGVGLVQLGDVVRVEGRLTESDPEKLDFGMDVELTFIPFATDADGNEIVTFAFQPV, encoded by the coding sequence ATGCAGAAGGCGATCGACCCGACGATCTCGACGTGGCCGCAGGAGAATCCGCAGCTGATCGGCAGTTCCTGCGGGGCCTGCTCGGCGACGGTCTTCCCGGTCCAGAGCCACTGCCCGAAGTGCAGCAAGGCTGAGATGAGCGACGTGCTGCTGCCGCGTCGGGGCACGGTCATCGCCTGGACGACACAGGGCTTCGCGCCGGGTGCGCCCTACGCCGGTCCGACGGGCAAGGACTTCGTCCCGTTCGGTGTGGGTCTGGTGCAGCTCGGTGATGTGGTGCGCGTCGAAGGTCGCCTCACTGAGAGCGATCCGGAGAAGCTCGATTTCGGCATGGACGTCGAACTGACCTTCATCCCGTTCGCCACGGATGCCGACGGCAACGAGATCGTCACCTTCGCGTTCCAGCCGGTCTAG